The following proteins come from a genomic window of candidate division WOR-3 bacterium:
- a CDS encoding protein-glutamate O-methyltransferase CheR → MFDLKSIKEIILEKTGIDLSYYRDSYLERRIRVRMRKSGFSNFLDYIEKLESDFEERKKFIDEIGINVSYFFRNKNTFEEIRRLIIPELRNRKTIYIWSAGCASGEEPYSLAIILNEEKIENYKIFATDIDSEIIEKAKEGIYFPDKFIETPKEFIEKYFFKINGKYKIVEYLKKNITFFLHDVIKKPPLFNFDLVLCRNVVIYFIKDKQRIVFENLYNSLKKGGFLVLGKTEFLPFEFNDKFDYISKSERILKKL, encoded by the coding sequence ATGTTTGATTTAAAAAGTATAAAAGAAATAATACTTGAAAAAACAGGTATTGATTTATCCTATTACAGAGATAGTTACCTTGAAAGAAGAATAAGAGTAAGGATGAGGAAAAGCGGTTTTTCAAATTTTCTCGATTATATTGAAAAACTGGAAAGTGATTTTGAAGAAAGAAAAAAATTTATAGATGAAATAGGAATAAATGTATCATACTTTTTCAGAAATAAAAATACCTTTGAAGAAATAAGAAGGTTAATTATACCTGAGTTAAGAAATAGAAAAACAATTTATATATGGAGTGCTGGATGTGCCTCTGGAGAGGAACCCTATTCTTTAGCCATAATTTTAAACGAGGAAAAAATTGAAAACTACAAAATATTTGCAACAGATATTGATAGTGAAATAATTGAAAAGGCAAAAGAAGGGATTTATTTTCCTGATAAGTTTATTGAAACACCTAAGGAATTTATTGAAAAATATTTTTTTAAAATAAATGGAAAATATAAAATAGTTGAGTATTTGAAAAAAAATATTACATTTTTTCTTCATGATGTAATAAAAAAACCACCACTTTTTAATTTTGACCTCGTTCTTTGCAGAAATGTTGTTATATATTTTATTAAGGATAAACAAAGAATTGTATTCGAAAATCTATATAATAGTCTGAAAAAAGGGGGGTTTCTTGTTCTTGGTAAAACAGAATTCCTTCCCTTTGAATTTAATGATAAATTTGATTACATTTCAAAATCTGAAAGAATATTGAAAAAATTATGA
- the amrS gene encoding AmmeMemoRadiSam system radical SAM enzyme, which produces MIRIDELTREGELYEVLDNKKVRCYACAHKCVIFEGKRGICQVRFNIDGKLYVPFNYVSGLQNDPIEKKPFFHFLPGSYALTFGMLGCDFHCPYCQNWITSQAFKDERAILYYEEITPEEIVKIALLKGSKSIISSYNEPLITTEWAKEIFKLAKEKGLKTGYVSNGYVTDEVLDYLTGLIDAYKIDLKSFKEENYRILGGKLKYVLEGIEKVFKRGLWLEIVTLIVPDYNDSEEELREIAKFIKSLSPFIPWHVTAFHPDYKMQDRDRTSVRKIIRAREIGLEEGLKFVYGGNVWGFPEIESTYCPSCGEMLIKREIFLVLENKIKNGKCPKCKTEIKGIWN; this is translated from the coding sequence ATGATTAGAATAGATGAACTTACAAGAGAAGGAGAGCTGTATGAGGTTTTAGACAACAAAAAAGTAAGATGTTATGCCTGTGCCCATAAATGTGTTATATTTGAGGGTAAAAGGGGAATCTGCCAGGTTAGATTTAACATTGATGGAAAACTTTATGTTCCTTTTAATTATGTTTCAGGACTTCAAAATGATCCTATTGAAAAAAAACCCTTTTTTCATTTTTTACCAGGTTCTTATGCTTTAACCTTTGGTATGCTTGGTTGTGACTTTCACTGTCCGTATTGCCAAAACTGGATAACATCACAAGCTTTTAAAGATGAAAGAGCTATCCTTTATTATGAGGAAATAACACCGGAAGAGATAGTAAAAATAGCACTTTTAAAGGGTTCAAAAAGTATAATTTCTTCCTATAATGAACCACTTATAACAACAGAATGGGCAAAGGAAATTTTTAAATTAGCAAAAGAAAAAGGTCTTAAAACAGGTTATGTTTCTAATGGTTATGTAACTGATGAGGTTTTGGATTATCTTACCGGTTTAATTGATGCCTATAAAATTGATCTAAAAAGTTTTAAAGAAGAAAATTACAGGATTTTAGGTGGAAAACTTAAATATGTTCTTGAAGGGATTGAAAAAGTTTTTAAAAGGGGATTATGGCTTGAAATTGTCACACTTATTGTTCCCGATTACAATGATTCTGAAGAGGAATTAAGAGAGATTGCAAAGTTTATTAAAAGTTTATCACCTTTTATTCCATGGCATGTTACTGCCTTTCATCCTGATTATAAAATGCAAGATCGTGATAGAACCTCTGTTAGAAAAATAATAAGAGCAAGGGAAATTGGACTTGAAGAGGGTCTTAAATTTGTATATGGAGGAAATGTTTGGGGTTTTCCTGAAATTGAAAGCACCTATTGTCCTTCTTGTGGAGAAATGCTTATTAAAAGGGAAATATTTCTTGTTTTAGAAAATAAAATTAAAAATGGGAAATGCCCAAAATGTAAAACTGAAATTAAAGGAATATGGAATTAA
- the rtcA gene encoding RNA 3'-terminal phosphate cyclase, with translation MIQIDGSYLEGGGQILRISLFLSLLTKKPFYIYNIRRGRPNPGLKNQHLHIIKCLKEISDIKVEGDTLNSLEVKFFPGKIKGGKVKMDFKTAGSIPLFLQTIFPVSLISEKPLYLEIQGGTDVEGAPTFDYFRFHFLPLFEKILFENEIFIIRRGYYPQGGGFVKLKFHGKLDKINLNFGKGELKKIVGKLSGSIILKERRVLERMKESFLKKVKEINVIKDIEISYEESLSPGCAFFIKGIFDGNRELALDILCKKGVSSEKLGEEIADRFLFLLKRGDSPDPNLSDQLVPFLCLYGGEIFVPEPTRHFETAIWTCKHFLNFEVERREGFFKFIPL, from the coding sequence ATGATTCAAATTGATGGCTCTTACCTTGAAGGTGGAGGTCAGATTTTAAGGATTTCTCTTTTTCTTTCACTATTAACAAAAAAGCCCTTTTATATCTATAACATTAGAAGAGGAAGACCAAATCCAGGGCTTAAAAACCAACATTTACATATTATAAAATGTTTAAAGGAAATATCTGATATAAAGGTAGAAGGTGATACTTTAAATTCCCTTGAAGTTAAATTTTTTCCAGGAAAAATTAAAGGCGGAAAGGTTAAAATGGATTTTAAAACCGCTGGTTCAATTCCCCTTTTTTTACAGACAATTTTCCCTGTTTCCCTTATATCTGAAAAACCTTTATATCTTGAAATACAGGGGGGAACTGATGTAGAAGGTGCCCCCACCTTTGATTATTTCAGGTTTCATTTTTTACCTTTATTTGAAAAAATTCTTTTTGAAAATGAAATTTTTATTATAAGAAGGGGATATTACCCACAGGGTGGAGGTTTTGTTAAACTTAAATTTCATGGAAAACTTGATAAAATAAATCTAAATTTTGGAAAAGGAGAACTTAAAAAAATAGTGGGCAAATTATCAGGTTCAATAATTTTGAAAGAAAGAAGAGTTCTCGAAAGAATGAAAGAATCCTTTTTGAAAAAAGTTAAAGAAATAAATGTTATCAAGGATATAGAAATATCTTATGAGGAATCCCTTTCACCTGGATGTGCTTTTTTTATCAAGGGAATTTTTGATGGTAATAGAGAACTTGCTCTTGATATATTATGTAAAAAAGGAGTAAGTTCTGAAAAACTGGGTGAAGAAATTGCCGATAGATTTTTATTTCTCTTAAAAAGAGGTGATTCTCCTGATCCAAATCTTTCTGACCAGTTAGTTCCTTTTCTTTGTTTATATGGAGGAGAAATTTTTGTTCCAGAACCAACAAGACACTTTGAAACAGCAATCTGGACATGTAAACATTTTTTAAATTTTGAAGTAGAAAGAAGAGAAGGTTTTTTTAAATTTATTCCTCTCTGA
- a CDS encoding tetratricopeptide repeat protein — MRGSLKEVPFSDVVQLMVMGKKTGRLSVTNGEDFLELYFKGGIVIYGKMVNRPERIGEILLAKGIIDEEKLKEAKSLVDKGKPNIGSALLELNVPENEIKKAYEEEIKKFVANAISWNDGYFNFEPDEFPKEKPIVSIDPSYLLLESARTFDEWRKIEDIIPSLDEICILKDKTYVPRDEKEAKIIERIDGKKTVKEILEETGENLFDLAETFKNLLLREVIETKEKIEKEEVSKAKILEHINLGYAFLKTGLFEEAEREFKRLNELAPNKPEGYFYLGLLSIYKKEFEKAISYLNEALKLDPLNPKILNNLLYIYLETNRLEEAEKIIKQLNEIKIDDERFLLNKAIYFEKIGEKEKSEEIIRALMKEKSFLKTPYILLAQKLYNEKKFLQVIEILSIIKGYDPKNPEVNYGLGLSYRALGKIKEAEEFLKNAMKLSPSNIKYKLALADFYYEKGKFDECKNLYTQVLSIDKHNKEALFRMGNIYLKEGKYENALKYFEEILKIEPENRVVKRNVEIIRKTINV; from the coding sequence ATGAGAGGTTCTCTTAAAGAGGTGCCTTTTTCTGATGTAGTTCAGTTAATGGTTATGGGTAAAAAAACAGGAAGGTTATCAGTAACAAATGGAGAAGATTTTTTAGAACTATATTTTAAGGGGGGAATAGTAATATATGGTAAAATGGTTAATAGACCTGAAAGAATAGGGGAAATTCTTTTAGCAAAAGGGATAATTGATGAGGAAAAGTTAAAAGAAGCCAAATCACTTGTTGACAAAGGAAAACCAAATATAGGAAGTGCTCTTTTAGAACTTAATGTTCCAGAAAACGAAATTAAAAAAGCCTACGAAGAGGAAATTAAAAAATTTGTTGCCAATGCAATTTCTTGGAATGATGGATATTTTAACTTTGAACCTGATGAGTTTCCAAAGGAAAAACCCATTGTTTCTATTGACCCTTCTTATCTTCTTTTAGAATCTGCAAGAACCTTTGATGAATGGCGAAAAATAGAAGATATTATTCCATCTTTAGATGAAATATGTATTTTAAAAGACAAAACCTATGTGCCAAGAGATGAAAAAGAAGCTAAAATTATTGAAAGGATTGATGGAAAAAAAACTGTAAAAGAAATTTTAGAGGAAACAGGTGAAAATCTCTTTGACCTTGCTGAGACTTTTAAAAATCTCCTCTTAAGAGAGGTTATAGAAACAAAAGAAAAAATTGAAAAGGAAGAAGTTTCAAAAGCAAAAATTCTTGAACATATAAACTTAGGGTATGCCTTTCTAAAAACAGGATTATTTGAAGAGGCTGAGAGAGAATTTAAAAGACTCAATGAGCTTGCTCCCAATAAACCAGAAGGTTATTTTTATTTAGGACTTCTTTCTATTTATAAAAAGGAGTTCGAAAAAGCAATTTCTTATTTAAATGAAGCATTAAAATTGGACCCCCTTAATCCAAAAATACTTAACAATTTGCTTTATATTTACCTCGAAACTAACAGGTTAGAGGAAGCAGAAAAAATTATAAAACAATTAAATGAAATTAAAATTGATGATGAGAGATTCTTACTTAATAAGGCAATTTATTTTGAAAAAATTGGGGAAAAAGAAAAGTCAGAGGAAATAATAAGAGCATTAATGAAGGAAAAATCTTTCTTAAAAACACCTTATATTCTTCTTGCTCAGAAACTTTATAATGAAAAAAAGTTTCTTCAGGTTATAGAGATACTTTCAATAATAAAAGGATATGATCCGAAAAATCCTGAGGTTAATTATGGTCTCGGTTTATCATACAGAGCCTTAGGAAAAATAAAGGAAGCTGAAGAATTTTTGAAAAATGCAATGAAACTATCTCCATCAAATATAAAGTATAAACTCGCCCTTGCTGATTTTTATTATGAAAAGGGAAAATTTGATGAATGTAAAAATCTATACACACAGGTTTTATCAATTGATAAGCATAACAAGGAAGCCTTATTCAGAATGGGAAATATTTATTTAAAAGAAGGTAAATACGAAAATGCTCTTAAATATTTTGAAGAGATCTTAAAAATTGAACCTGAAAACAGAGTGGTAAAAAGAAATGTTGAAATTATCAGAAAAACTATTAATGTTTGA
- a CDS encoding M28 family peptidase: MNFLMSIGPRVPGTFAHENLRKFLLKEFERMGFKSEIDSFYEDGYKFFNLIFKKGKGNFILLGTHYDTKPGIEGANDSGSGVLLLLYLANLLKNTHKNFLFVFFDGEDFGDNAPLYGSKHFAKTKNYKIEWGVIFDMIGDKNLEIFMEGFSYELAPDLTLKIFDFAEKRKKDFMFKKVKHYIIDDHLPLLKKGEKVILLIDFDYPYWHTEKDTWDKISIENIKKLGEFFFEYLNE, from the coding sequence ATGAATTTTTTAATGTCAATTGGACCAAGAGTTCCGGGAACTTTTGCTCATGAAAATTTAAGAAAATTTCTCTTAAAGGAATTTGAAAGAATGGGATTTAAATCTGAGATAGATTCTTTTTATGAAGATGGGTATAAATTTTTTAATTTAATATTTAAAAAGGGAAAAGGAAATTTCATACTTCTTGGAACCCACTATGATACAAAGCCTGGTATAGAAGGTGCAAATGATTCAGGTTCAGGTGTTCTTTTACTTTTATATTTGGCAAATTTACTTAAAAATACTCATAAAAATTTTCTATTTGTCTTCTTTGATGGGGAAGATTTCGGTGATAATGCACCTCTTTACGGTTCAAAACATTTTGCAAAAACAAAAAATTATAAAATTGAATGGGGAGTTATTTTTGATATGATCGGTGACAAAAACCTTGAAATTTTTATGGAAGGTTTTTCTTATGAATTAGCTCCAGATTTAACCTTAAAGATTTTTGATTTTGCAGAAAAAAGGAAAAAGGATTTTATGTTCAAAAAAGTAAAACATTATATAATTGATGACCATTTACCCCTTCTAAAGAAAGGGGAAAAGGTTATTCTTTTAATTGATTTTGACTACCCTTACTGGCACACAGAAAAAGATACATGGGATAAGATAAGCATAGAAAATATAAAAAAATTAGGGGAATTCTTTTTTGAATATTTAAATGAATAA
- a CDS encoding ABC transporter ATP-binding protein codes for MEEKGSYLRVIDLKKIFRKTYVLKNINFEIKEKGLYLFIGDNGAGKTTLFKILSFLLFPSGGEIFYMEKKIRDNQEKILKNIGFSTHNPFLYPDLTCLENLEFASKFYNIKKEVIFEISEIFETSEYLRKKVKELSRGQLQRISLIKSMLHDPLFLYLDEPFNALDKKGVKILEDYIIKNLDRKIICISSHTHSDIFERKRKAYYLKKGEIIREE; via the coding sequence ATGGAAGAAAAGGGAAGTTATCTCAGAGTAATTGATTTAAAAAAAATTTTTAGAAAAACTTATGTTTTAAAAAATATAAATTTTGAAATAAAAGAAAAAGGTCTTTATCTATTTATTGGTGACAACGGTGCGGGTAAAACAACTCTTTTTAAAATTCTTTCCTTTTTACTTTTCCCCTCAGGTGGAGAAATATTTTACATGGAAAAAAAAATAAGAGACAATCAGGAAAAAATTTTAAAAAATATAGGCTTTTCAACTCATAATCCCTTTCTTTATCCTGACTTAACCTGTCTTGAGAATCTGGAATTTGCATCAAAATTTTATAATATAAAAAAAGAGGTAATTTTTGAAATTTCTGAAATTTTTGAAACAAGTGAGTATCTCCGCAAAAAAGTAAAGGAACTTTCAAGAGGTCAGCTTCAGAGGATTTCCTTAATAAAATCAATGCTCCATGACCCTCTATTTTTATATCTTGATGAACCTTTTAATGCACTTGATAAAAAGGGAGTAAAAATTCTTGAAGATTATATCATTAAAAATCTTGATAGAAAAATAATCTGTATATCAAGTCACACCCATTCTGATATTTTTGAAAGGAAAAGAAAAGCCTATTATTTAAAAAAAGGTGAAATTATCAGAGAGGAATAA
- a CDS encoding DnaA/Hda family protein, whose product MTLLNPRFTFKNFVEYKGNRMAKRALETIIEDPLVFNPVFIYSEPGMGKTHLVTALTHRLREKNIKDLFLIPKEFEKNYEKIYDFKKGFLIIDNFENFSKIKSEIIEEFTNNFEILLANEVEIILSSSIPYNELKDLPFELLSRIKGGLLIEILPPDEEDIKIIIKEKLIKRGIELEERFINLISRKNYKNIREIEGDINKIFLRFISKEKIEEKDIEEITGISLPILFFSDIIPEIEKSLEKLEVVAREEEALKTALKEKIYIWEMKGFKTDRLKKLIGVKDLQILKEEYRKFISDVTKLIEYQKIYGEIGVQDIEIEKALFDPDRVLEVEKWIEEIKSSVLKKEEPIILEEAIKESEETEEIEEISTTEEKKEIEEIIEVKEEEEVFIIESDYNRDVLEEIKKQAREGKPEILLIFSQGRRGLSTHLLYAYEINKEKKKVFYHSNDISDLFFEDESKLNTIFKDYNFIVIDDAEIFFDVEDLRDKILPLIIEEKNNGKKFLIGIKKNPEEIYLPEEYKKVFESSKNVSLKKPDRKILEEILNEKIKKENLNLDENLKEEILNREFFDLKEFEDYLKETQKIIENRVKKEEIKISLKGNSANEKSNIIFDIEIIEERIFEDYP is encoded by the coding sequence ATGACCCTTTTAAATCCAAGATTTACCTTTAAAAACTTTGTTGAATATAAAGGGAACAGAATGGCAAAAAGAGCCCTTGAAACCATAATAGAGGATCCACTTGTTTTCAATCCAGTCTTTATATACTCAGAACCAGGAATGGGTAAAACCCACCTTGTAACTGCTCTTACACACAGATTAAGAGAAAAAAACATTAAGGACCTTTTTCTTATACCAAAAGAATTTGAAAAAAATTATGAAAAAATATACGATTTTAAAAAGGGATTTTTAATCATTGATAATTTTGAAAATTTTTCAAAAATAAAAAGTGAAATAATTGAGGAGTTCACGAATAATTTTGAAATACTTCTTGCGAATGAGGTTGAAATAATTCTCTCTTCCTCAATTCCCTATAATGAATTAAAGGACCTACCTTTCGAACTTTTATCAAGGATAAAAGGAGGCCTTTTAATAGAAATATTGCCACCTGATGAAGAAGATATTAAAATCATTATAAAAGAGAAACTAATTAAAAGAGGAATAGAATTAGAGGAAAGATTTATTAATTTGATTTCAAGGAAAAATTACAAAAATATAAGAGAAATAGAAGGTGATATAAATAAAATTTTTTTAAGGTTTATTTCAAAAGAAAAAATTGAAGAAAAAGATATAGAAGAAATAACAGGAATATCACTTCCTATACTCTTCTTTTCAGATATAATACCTGAAATTGAAAAAAGCCTTGAAAAATTAGAAGTAGTTGCAAGGGAAGAGGAAGCTTTAAAAACAGCCTTAAAGGAAAAAATTTATATATGGGAAATGAAGGGATTTAAAACTGATAGACTCAAAAAACTTATAGGAGTAAAAGACTTGCAGATTTTAAAAGAAGAATACAGAAAATTTATCAGCGATGTTACAAAACTGATTGAGTATCAAAAAATTTATGGTGAAATAGGTGTTCAAGATATAGAAATTGAAAAAGCCCTTTTTGATCCTGATAGGGTTCTTGAGGTTGAAAAATGGATAGAAGAGATAAAAAGCAGTGTTTTAAAGAAAGAGGAACCAATAATTCTAGAAGAAGCTATAAAGGAATCTGAAGAAACTGAAGAAATTGAAGAAATCAGTACTACAGAAGAAAAAAAAGAAATTGAAGAAATTATAGAAGTAAAAGAAGAGGAAGAAGTATTTATAATTGAGTCTGATTATAACAGAGATGTTCTTGAAGAAATAAAAAAACAAGCAAGAGAAGGTAAACCTGAGATTTTACTTATCTTTTCTCAGGGAAGGAGGGGACTTTCAACTCATCTTCTTTATGCTTATGAAATAAATAAAGAAAAGAAAAAAGTTTTTTACCATTCAAATGACATATCAGATTTATTCTTTGAAGACGAAAGTAAACTTAATACAATTTTTAAAGATTATAATTTTATTGTAATAGATGATGCAGAAATATTTTTTGATGTGGAGGATTTAAGAGATAAAATTTTACCTTTAATTATAGAAGAAAAAAATAATGGGAAAAAATTTTTAATAGGAATAAAGAAAAATCCTGAAGAAATCTATTTACCGGAGGAATACAAAAAAGTATTTGAGTCTTCAAAAAATGTTTCCTTAAAAAAACCAGATAGAAAAATACTTGAAGAAATTTTAAATGAAAAAATAAAAAAAGAAAACTTGAACCTCGATGAAAATCTAAAAGAAGAAATTCTTAATAGAGAGTTTTTTGATTTAAAAGAATTTGAAGATTATCTTAAGGAAACACAGAAAATAATTGAAAATAGAGTAAAAAAAGAGGAAATTAAAATAAGTCTAAAGGGAAACTCAGCCAATGAGAAAAGTAATATAATTTTTGATATTGAAATAATAGAAGAAAGAATTTTTGAGGACTACCCATGA